CTGGAATGTGACGGCGCGTTTTAATCATCCTTTTATCAAGATTTTTGAAGAAGAACGCGAACTCACCGTTATGCTGCTCATCGACGTAAGCGGCTCCAATGAGTTTGGTACCCGCGGCATGCTCAAAGAAGACATGATCACTGAGATAGCTGCTGTTTTGGCCTTTTCGGCAATACAAAATAATGATAAAGTAGGGGTGATCTTTTTTAGTAATCAAATAGAGAAATTTATTCCACCCAAAAAGGGCAGCACCCACATCCTGCGCATCATCCGTGAGTTGGTAGATTTCAGAACTGAAAACCAGCAAACCAAAGTTTCGGAATCGCTGCGTTATCTTACTAATGCCATCAAAAAACGATGTACCGCTTTTGTGCTTTCCGACTTTATGGATAAAGGTTTTGATGAAGCACTGCAAATTGCAAACAACAAACACGACGTGATTGCAATTCGCGTATTTGATGAGCGCGAAACGGAGCTACCCGACATAGGATTGACAAAATTTAAAGATGCCGAGACCGGCAAAACCCGCTGGATTGACACTTCGAGCAGCTCGGTGCGCCGACAATACCGGCAATGGCATATCGAAAATGAAAAATACCTGCGCCGAGTGTTCTTGAAAAGCGGTGTAGATGTAGCGAATATCCGAACTGATCAGGATTACGTAAGGCAACTTCTCGGACTCTTCAAACGACGGGAAGCCCGAGCCTAAGCAACCAGTGGCATAGATATGATGAATAGAATGATGAACAGAAATATTAATAAAATACTACTGGCTTTGCTGCTGGTATTTCAGATGGCAGCGCAAGCTCAGCAGCCTGTGGCAAGCGCTTCACTGGATACCAACAGCATGCTCATCGGCGACCAGGTCGATTTCAACCTGCAGTTGCAGCTTCCGCAAAACACTCCTTTCCGGTGGCCTGTTTTTGCCGATACGCTCACCGCCGACATCGAGATTGTAAACCGCGGAACTGTCGACACAACGCGCATGGCCAACGGAATGCTGCGCATCGATCAAAAGCTGACCATCACCGCTTTCGACTCGGGATATTATGTGATTCCTCCTATTGGTTTTGCCGTGGGCGCTGAGTTGGATACCATGGCAGAAACGGAGCCTTTCCTGCTGACTGTTTTTACGGTGGCTGTAGATACTGAACAAGCTATCAAACCTATCAAAGGCCCCATTGGAGCGCCCCTGACTTTTGCAGAAATGTTCCCCTGGATTTTGCTGGTATTGGCCTTGCTGCTTATCACCGCTGGTCTTATTTATTTTAATAAAAAAAGAAAGAAAAAAGAACCTATTGTTCTGGCCCGCCCCAAACCAAAAGTCCCTCCCCACCGTTGGGCACTCGAGGAACTCGAAAAGCTGCGCAACGAAAAGCTATGGCAAAAAAGCCTGATTAAGCTATATCATTCGCGCCTTACGGATATTGTCAGACAGTACCTCGACGATCAATTTAATATTATGGCTCCCGAAATGACCTCTCAGGAGATAATGCAGGCAGCGTACTATATTAATTTTTCGGATAAAAATCTGCGCGAGCTACAGCAAATTCTCGAGCTGGCCGATCTGGTAAAATTCGCCAAATACACACCGGAACCCGGCGAACACACCCAAAGCATGCAGCAGGCAGCAGACTTTGTGAAGGATACCACGCCGGTATCCGGAAACAAATTAGAAAAGACGAATGGTTCAAACGAAAATACAAAGGAAATCACCGCAGAGGTAGATCCTGTAGTAACACGCAAATAAAGCTATGCTGAATAATATCGAATTTGCCAATCCTGAATATTTTTATCTTTTGCTGGTAATCCCGCTCATGGGGATTTGGTATTGGTACAAAACCCGCCGTAGCAAAGCAGAGATACAGATTTCGGGTACCAGCTTTTTTGCCCTGACACGGTGGTCGTGGAAGCAATGGTTGTATCACGCACTTTTTTTGCTTCGTATCCTCGCTGTTGCGTTGCTCATTGTGGCCATTGCCCGTCCTCAAAGCAGTTCGAGCACGCAGGATATCACCATCGAAGGCATCGACATCATGATAGCTATGGACATTTCGGGGAGTATGCTTGCCGAAGACCTGAAGCCCAACCGCATTGAAGCTGCTAAAAAAGTAGCCATCGACTTCATCAAAAACCGACCGAATGACCGAATGGGATTGGTAGTATTTGCCGGCGAAACTTTTACGCAAGTTCCTCTCACCACCGACCATCAGGTGCTTACAGAAATGTTTAGCCAGCTCAAGAGTGGAATGATTGAAGACGGAACAGCGCTGGGCGACGGACTGGCTACAGCCATCACACGACTGCGCGACAGCAAAGCCATCAGCAAAGTAATCATCCTGCTTACCGATGGTGTAAATAATATGGGAGCTGTTGACCCACTGTCTGCAGCCGAAATCGCCAAACTTTACGGCCTCCGCGTTTACACCGTTGGCATAGGAAGTATAGGTACGGCACCCTATCCCGTGCAAACACCTTTTGGGATGCGTTATCAAAACATGGAAGTGAAAATCGATGAGGAGCTGCTGAAGCAAATTGCTTCCATGACCAACGGGAAATATTTCAGGGCTACCAGCAATAGAACACTCGAAGACGTTTATCAGGAAATCGATCAGATGGAGAAATCCAAAATTGACGTCACTGAATTTCATAAAAAAACCGAAGAGTTCTATCCGCTGGCATTGCTGGCGCTCGTGCTTTTTGGTTTAGAGATTTTATTAAAAAATACATTGTTCAGAAGTACACCGTAATTGGTTTTAAATATTAGATAGCATTGATGGTAATTTAAAACCAATAGATTTTTCTCTGCCAGCTGGTGGATAACAATGACAAGTTCTTATAAATTACTGAAATACGATAGATTTCAAAGAAATCTGAACATCAAAAAATTGACAACTTGACAACTAAGAAAAGAATAAAGGCATGCAAATTTTAAAATTCGCCGAACCAGATTATTTCTATGCTTTGCTGCTCATCCCTTTGTTCATCATCCTTTTTGTGGTGATGCGCACCTGGAGAAGACGCGCCATGCGCCGTTTTGGTGAGCAGCCTTTGGTAAAGCGCCTGACGCCCAACATAAGCCGTAGCAGGCCGGTGCTGAAGTTTATCCTGCTTATCCTGGCGTTTGCTTTTATTGCCGTAGGCCTGGCCAATCTGCAGGTAGGCTCCAAACTCGAAACGGTGGAGCGCAAAGGAATCGACATCGTTATTGCCATCGACGTATCCAACAGCATGCTCGCCGAAGATATTAAGCCCAGCAGGTTGCTCAGCGCAAGGCAAGCCATTTCGCGACTACTTGATAAACTCAAAAACGACCGCATTGGAATCGTGGTTTTTGCCGGCAAGGCCTACACTCAACTACCCATCACCACCGACTATGCAGCTGCACGTCTTTTCCTTTCCACCATTAATACCGATATTGTACCCATACAAGGCACGGCCATCGCTGAAGCAATTAAACTCTCGGCTGAAGCTTTTGGCGAAAGCGAACATCAAAAAGCTATCATCATCATTACCGATGGCGAAGACCACGAGGGCGATGCTATCATAGCGGCCAAAAAGGTAGCCGAAAATGGCATCCTAGTTTACACCATCGGCATGGGCTTGCCCGAAGGAGCACCCATTCCGGTTTACGACCGGTATGGAAATCAAAGCGGATTTAGAAAAGACCGCAACAACAACACCGTCATTACGCGCCTCAACGAAGATATGCTGCGGCAAATTGCCGATGCCGGAAAAGGAGAATATGTTCGCGCCAATAATACGCAGGCAGGTTTGGATGTTATTTTTGATGAGATCAATAAATTAGAAAAAACCAAATTTGAGTCGCGTGTTTTCTCCGATTACGAAAACCGTTTCCAATATTTTCTTGCAGTTGCGTTAATATTGTTGCTAATAGAGTTCTCCGTTTTCGACCGGCGGGGAAGACGCTTTCGCAATGTCAACCTTTTTGGTGAGAAAAAATGAATGTAAGTAGTGGAAATTAAAAAAATGAAAAACAGACTTCACATCATACGAAACCTAATTATTGCGCTTACGCTAATAATGGCTTTTGGCCTGCAGGCAGAGGCGCAAAATGAAAATAAATTCATCCGGCGTGGCAATAACGCCTATGCTGATTTGGATTTTAAAAAAGCCGAAATCGATTTTCGCAAAGCACTCGAAAAAAACCAGAATTCCGCCAAAGGAGAGTTTAACCTTGGCACCTCCCTCTATCAGCAGGAAGACTACGAAGAGTCTCTAAAAATTTATGAGAAACTTGCCAGCAGCCTGCAAACCCCCGAAGCCAGAGCCGGAGCCTATCATAATTTGGGCAACTCGATGGTGCAGACACAGCAATACCAGCCTGCTATTGAGGCGTACAAAAATGCATTGCGCATCAACCCTGGCGATACCGACAGCAAATACAATCTTGAATACGCCCGCCAGATGTTGCAACAACAGCAGCAAGATCAGGATCAGAATCAGCAAAACGATCAGGACAAGAATGATGATCAGAAAAATGATCAGGATAAGCAGGACGATCAACAAAATCAGGATCAAGAGCAAAATGATCAACAGCAAAATGATCAGCAGCAGCAGGACCAACAGCAAAACCAGGGTGACCAGCAACAACAACAAGGACAACCGCAGCCCAAGCAAATCTCCAAAGAAGACGCCGAGCGGATGCTGCAAGCTTTAAAAGATAACGAAAAGAAGACCCTGGAAAAACTCAAGCTCGAGAAGCTCAAGTCGGCCAAGCGCGTGAAGTCAGAAAAAGATTGGTAGCACCCTATGTTTAGTAATGAGATGATGAATAAAACCAAAAGAAGTTTTGTTTCACAAAGCCGGATGGCAAAGACGATGCTATGGCTTTTTGCCGCCTGGCTGATGCTTGGCGCTGGCAGCGTGCGTGCCGACGAGGTGAAATTTACGGCCACTGCAAAACCTGTAGTTACTGCGGGCGAGCGCTTTCAGCTCAATTATAAAATCAATGCGGAAGGGGCAAATTTTCGTGGACCCAACATCACCGACTTTCAGATGCTCAGCGGCCCAAACACCTCCACCAGCAGCAGCGTGCAAATCGTCAACGGACAGGTGAGCCGCAAGAGCGAGTACGTTTTTTCGTACATCCTGCAAGCCGTTACCGATGGTACTTTTACTATTCCACCAGCCACTATTGTAGTAGATGGCAAAAGCTACACCTCCAACAGCATCCAGGTAAAGGTGACGAAAAATGCTGCTGCTCAGCAAGGCAGCGGTCAACAAAAAAGTGGAGAAGCTACTACCAGCACCGACGACCTTTTTCTGCGTGCGCAAATCAGCAACAGCACACCCTATCAGGGCGAGCAGGTAGTTATCACCTATAAACTTTACACCAGCCTTCCCATTTCCAACATCAATACCTCCGAAATAAACTCCTTTCCCGGCTTCTGGAGTAAAGACCTTTTTCAGAATATCAAAGAATATCCGCAAAGTCGCGAAGTAATCAACGGGCAGGAATTTGTAGTGGCAGAGGTAAAAAAACTCGCACTATTTCCCCAACGCAGCGGCCAGATAGTGATTGAGCCAGGCATGCTGGAATGCGTGGCACAGATACGCTCGGCCTCACGCCGCAACAGCTCCGATCCTTTCTTCGACAGCTTCTTCAACGATCCTTTTTTCAACAGTCGCTACCAAAATGTCGAAAAAAAGCTCACTTCCAACAGCCTGAAAATTGATGTTAAACCTTTACCCACACAAAACAAACCAGCTGATTTCAGCGGAGCTGTGGGCAGCTTCACTTTTGAGTCGGAGCTAACCAGCGGCGAAGTAAAAACCAACGAGCCCGTCACCCTGCGCTTTAAGCTCAAAGGCCGCGGCAACATCGAGCTCATCGATGCACCTAAGGTGGCCTTCCCGCCCGACTTTGAAGTTTACGATCCGGAAATCAGCAACAACATACAGGTAAACCTAAGCGGCGTTTCGGGCACGCGAACATTCGAATATCTTATCATCCCACGCAACCCCGGCAGTTACACCATCAAATCTGTACCTTTCTCCTACTTCGACGTGAGCAGCCAAAAGTACGTAAGCCTCAACACACCGCCCTACGATATCTCCGTGAGCAAAGGCGACGGTCAGACCACACAAATCAACTATCAGGGAGGCACCAACCAAACGGACATCCAATACATTGGCCGCGACATTCGCCACATTAAGCTACCACCCTACCAGCTGCGACCCATCGGCACTTATTTTTTCAGATCGTCCCTTTACAACCTGCTGATGCTGGCAATCGCTATTATCTCAATCGTCATCCTCATCGTGTGGCGCCGAACCGTTCGCCGACGTAGCGATGTGGCCATGATGCGCACCCGAAAAGCTACCAAAGTGTCGCGCCGCCGACTGAAGCTGGCAGCTACGTATCTGAAAGAGAAAAAAGAAATTGTTTTTTACAATGAAATCTCAAGAGCACTCTGGGGCTACATGAGCGATAAATTAAACATCCCCCCTGCCGAGCTATCGATGGACAACGTGCGCGAAATACTTAGCCGCCGCAACGTGAATCCCGAAATTGCCGATCAATTTATCGAAACCCTTAACAGCACGGAATACGCCCGCTTTGCCCCTGGCGAAAAATCGGAAGTGATGGACAAAGTTTATCACGAGGCGCTCGACGTGATTACCAAAATAGAACGAGAACTTAAATAACCGAAAAGAAAAATGAGAAAACTCCTTGTCATGCTTTTTTTGCTTAGCGCAACATTCGCGTGGGCCGATGACAACCAGCTTCTGATGGAAGAAGCCAACAATCTTTATAACCAAAACGATTATGAGCAGGCTGCAACACTTTATCAGAAAGTGATCGAAAATGGCTACGAGTCGTCCGAATTGTATTACAATTTGGGGAACACCTATTTTAAGCTTAACAGCATGCCGCAGGCTATCCTTTATTACGAAAAAGCCCTCAAGCTCGCACCCGCTGATGATAATATTTTGTTCAACCTCAGCATTGCCAACAACCGCATTGTCGACAAGATCGAAACTGTCCCTGAAGCATTTTACGCACGCTGGTGGAAAGATCTGGTGCATGCATTCTCGCTCGACTTATGGGGCTGGATGAGCCTGACAGCCTTTGCCCTAACCATTCTAATGCTGCTGATTTTTTTACTGTCGAATATCGTTTGGCTCAGAAAAACCAGCTTCTGGAGCGGTATCATCTTTCTTATCTTGTTTGGATTGTCGTTTCTGCTTGCCCAACAAAAACACACCTCTTTCAGCCGCGATCACCAGGCCATCGTTTTTACACCTACTGTCACCATAAAAAGTTCCCCAACGGAATCCAGCATCGATCTTTTTGTAATTCACGAAGGCACCAAAGTGCAGCTCACCGACCATGTGGGCGACTGGTACGAAATAACAATTGCCAACGGCAGTGTAGGGTGGCTCAAAGAAGAAGACATCAGGAAGATATAATGCAGTCCTCAGTCGGCAGTCTGCAGTAGCAGTTGAAAGGTGAAACCTTATTACCCTATTTTTTGCTATGACTCGGATTAATCAACCGATTGATCATACAACCACAAAAAAATCCTGCCCCGAAACCGGAGCAGGATTTTTCCTTTTATTAAAACACAATTTTTTTACAGACCAAGAGTTGAGCGAAGTGCTGCCGGTACTGCATTTTTGTTAAGCGTAAGATAAATGGTATTGAGACCAACGTAGGCTTCCGACAAATTGACGACTTTGTCGCCGGCTTCACAAGCCTTTTTTGCCTGAAAGTAAGTCTTTCCCTCTTCATCTTTTGCAATTCCAAAAATCAGGAGGTAATCCAGGCCTTTGGCAATAATATTTTTCTCAAAAGCCTTCTGACGCAGGTCAGCATCTATTCGTTTTTCGGCAGTAGGCTTTTCTTTGTCACCTTCCGAAACGATAGCCACCTGATCGCCAATCATGGCGTCTTTGTCCAGATTACCATACCAAAGAACGCTGTAATTATTTTCGATAGCATTATTTATTGTTTGGCTCAAATCGTTGAAGGCGACGTTATAAAATTTATAATCGCCCCAGTTTTGTGCCATCTGCAGATCGCATTTTGCGTTTTTATCGCTGCGCATATCAGAGGTTACCATAATGTAATCGTCAAAGTTGAGGCCTGAAGATTCGGCAAAACTCACCGGGGTGTGTTTCGTACCGTTGTAATCGAAGCTGATCTGGCTTTCGCCGATATAGCGCATCAGGGTGGTGTTGTATGTGTTTTGCCATCTTTCGGTAAACTCCCCTTTTTCTTTCTCCTGCACCATGCGCAGGGTGCCGCGCAAAATGGCATCCATCTCTGCGGTGTTGGGATCCATGAGATCTTGTTGCGGATACATGTAAGCGGTTTCAGGAACGAAACCATACACTTTGGCGAGTTTCATTACGTCGATGGCAGGCGACATTTCGTTTACCTTAATTTTACCATCCGTATCGAGGTAAGCCTGAGCTTTGAGCAGATAGGCATTGTGCACAAAATCTATTACCGAAATTTCGACTTCGGGTTTTCCGTTGCGCAGCCATTCGGCCTCAAGTAATGAAGTACCCGCATTACTCCAGCAGGAGCTTTGACGTTTGAGGGCTTTGGTATTGTTGGTCTTTACACTTTTGACGGATTTAAGCTCGACGTCGGTTTTCTGTGCTGTTGCACCAAATGTAGTCAAGCCAAAAGCAGCTATGAAGCACCAGGTGAGGAAATTAATTCTTTTCATATGCGATTTTCAATTTTTATTAATAATAACGTTAATTTCGGGTTTCAAAGAAAAGTAGGCAAATGTATTAAAAAGCTTTGTTAGCTTACAAATTCTGTGCTATAAATTTTGATTTATTAATAATGCTGAAAAATCAGGATTTGGTATGTGGAGGTGAAATTTGTGAAGAAAGCCAAAATAAATTCAAACAAAAATGGGTTCCCCATTGCTGAAACAGTACTTTTGTATTTTTCATTGGCGAACATACAAACGACTAAAAATGCCGTATGTAACAAGTATTACATACCTTTGTAGAGCTTGTTACAGGTTCTTTTTATTTAAAATGGATTTGAATTGGAGAAAAAGCATGGCTGGTTGGATTTTTTTTTCCAATTTTGTTGGTTCAAAAATTAAGGTTTTTTATGTGAAAACCGAACAAAAACGGACATAAAAAAAGGAGCCGATAACTGATTTCAGTTGGCCGCACACTGATTAGAAAGACGTCAAAATCAGGGCTGAAGCTACATTTGGAACTTTATTAATGCAATAAATATTGAAACAATACATACTAATCAAAATAACACAACATGAAAAGTAAACTTTTACCACTTAGTTTATTTACCCTCATTTTAGGACTAGCCACAATTATTCTGGCCGGCGGTCTCACTGGTGAGCCGGCAGTGCCACAGAGCGATACAACCCAGGCCACCAAAAATGCGGCAGACTATTTAAACAAGATTCGCCAAAATCAGGTAACACTTCGTGTGAACCCCAACGACGAGTTGCAAGCTCAAGCTACTGCCGATGCTATGATTGCACTCAAAGCAGGCAGCAATTTAAACCTGGATTGGAAAAGTATGGGTCCCGACAACGCTCCCGGTGTGGTACGAGCCATGCTTTTCGACAATAAAGCAAGCAACAATTCATTAATTTTGGCAAGCGTAGCCGGTGGAATATGGCGCACCACCAATCAGGGTGCTACCTGGACGAAACTCAATCAGGCCAACCAAAACCTGAAGGTTACCAGTATGGTGCAGGACAAAGACGGCAACATCTACGCCGGCACCGGAGATGCCTTTTGTACCGACAACGTGCAGTATTCACAGAACAACCTCTATTACAGCGGTATTGTCGGCACAGGCGTTTACAAATCGACTGACCAAAATAATTTTACACTGCTTCCGGCCACACAACCGCAAGTAACTCAGGACAACGATACCGTTGAATGGGCCTATGTTTACGACATGGGGTACGACGTAACGAACGACCGCATTTACACCGCCACCAATACTGGCTTATTTTACACCAACGACAAAGGTGAGAGCTGGCAAAAAGTAACCCGTCACGAAAGCGACTCCATTACCTATGGTGTAAATATTCATGTGGATACAACCAAAATGGTCAACAGTTGGTACATCGATGAGATTACCGGCAAGGTGGTAATTGAAGGCCTGCTGGAAACAATTATCGATACATTGCTTTACAACAAAACCGAAACAGCCCGCATCAACGCTGAAAAGACATTTGGCAAGGTAAAATGCGACGCTGTGGATGTAGGTCCAAACGGATCTCTTATCGCTTCTTTTGATAACATAGTGTATGTATCCGATGGCGGCGCCGATCCTGTGTTCCGCAACGTTTCGAGCAATCCCATGAACTTCGATATGTTCGAACAAGAAAACAAGAGTTACACATCAAAGCTTATTGTGATCGACACCAACAACCAGATGTACGAACGTGGTGCACTCAATTATAACATCCAAACTCCGTATGATAACGTAAAGGTACCCGTAAGCCCATATTCTACCAATGCCAACGGTCGCTCGCAGGTTGCCATCGCGCCCTCTGACGAAAATGTGATGTACGTCACCAGCACAGTGAGCAATGGATACATGGAGAACTTCTACGTCTCCACCGACAAAGGACTTACCTGGAAGTTGATCTTCCCAGGCGGCTCCAGCTCTACGATGAAAGTTTTTGACGGAACAGCATGCTACAACAGCGTTATCACAATATTCCCCAACGATCCTTACAAAGTGCTGCTGGGTGGCGACAACCTTTGGTACGGAAAGGAAACCCCTTATGGCGGTTTCTACGACTGGGGCGCTGGAGCTATCTCTTCGGGAGCTTTCCCGGGGTTCGACAACTATCTGCCCTATTATCATCACGATTATGTTTTCTTCCCAAACAGCAACTCCAAGTTTGCCATTGCAACCAATCAGGGCGTATCCTTTGGCAGCTTTAGTGCAAACGGTGTAGAATTCACCCAGATTATCCGTGGCCTTTCAACGGCGCAAGTTTATACGCTTGGCCTTTCGGGTCGTAAGCATACCTTCCTGGCCGGAATACAAGGCAACGGTGTACAATATGTAACCGGAACCGGCAATACTCCCGAAACCGGAGAGCGCGTTTATGGCGGGTTAGGAGTATCGGGCGGATCAGCCAAAGTTTCGCTTATTTATCCGGCAGCCTTTATGGTAAGTGATAACAATGGAAATATGGCTCGTACAGGCGACAAAGGCGAAAGTTTTTCACTGAACTTTTCACCTCCTACCACCAACCTTTTTATTTCACCTTTTGCCTTGTGGGAAAGTTTTGATGATTATGGTTCAAAATATTTCACAAAATTTATAGCCGACAAAACATACCACCAGGGCGAAACGATTTTAGTACGCAGTGTTAACAAAGGATTTGAAGGAGGAAAAGGTTATCCGTTTTACTCGACACTTGAACAGGATTCACTGGTTGCAGGCGATTCAATTATGGTTCAGGACATCGTGCAGTCCAAACTTTTCATTTCCAATCATACTGCTGTTTACATGACCAATGATTGGATCAAATTCGACAGCACCGTCACCTTTAATCCTGTTTACGATGGCCGCTACAACATGTGGAAAGTACTGCAAACCAGCGACAACTTCTCTAAGCCCTCGTGCATGGCACTATCGAGTGATGCCAATCATCTTTTTGTAGGCACCGAAAACGGACGCATCTATCGTGTATCAAATATTAAAGATGCTTACGATAAGCGCTCCGGCGACATCGACAGCCCCTTCTGCGTGCTGGCAGTGGCCGAAATAGAACCCTCTGAATTTAGCGGCCGCTACATAACCTCTTTATCTGTCGATCAGCAAAATCCACAACATATCCTCATTACTTTAGGCAACTATGGCAATGAAGATTATGTGTATCAATCGATGAACGCTCTGTCAAGCAACGGCTCTATGACTTTTACCAATATCACCGGCAACCTGCCCAAAGCTCCGGTTTATTCTTCTGTAATCGAAATGATAAATTCGCATGGGATTGTCGGAACTGAATTTGGCATTTACACCACCGAAGATCTCACCAGTGGAACGCCGGAATGGAGCTTTAACAGCAACGGAATAGGCAAAGCCATGGTAGTAAAACTTGAACAGCAGACTACCTATACAGATGAGTTTATCCTGCCAGGTCCTGACCCACTGGTTCCACCAGCAGTGTATCCTGCCATTAATAACTATGGCGACATCTACTGTGCAACCTTTGGACGTGGCGTTTTCCGCGACGATACCTATCATTATGTTGGTATTGATGATGATAAATATACAGATCCCGTTGCATCGGAAAATAATCTTACGATTTTCCCCAACCCCGTAATGAACGAGGCAAACATCAGCTACCAGCTCAGCCAACAGTCGGAAAATGTTACCGTTCAGGTATTCGACATCACCGGAAAGGTTGTAAGACAATTTGCACTGAGCAATCAAACCAGGGGCAACAACACTTTCAGCATCGACTGTAGCCAATTGACGAGCGGCATCTACATGGTCAGCGTGCATGCTCAGGGTCAGTCGTTCAACAGCAAATTCATTGTTAAGTAGTTTTGTTAAATCAATAAAAAGCATACAACATGAAAAAGATATTATTATTAGCATTTGCAATATTCTTTACCACTACGCTTCTTCAGGCACAGATGCGCGTGGATACTCCCGTAGCAGTAGCTCCTGC
This portion of the Bacteroidales bacterium genome encodes:
- a CDS encoding VWA domain-containing protein; protein product: MQILKFAEPDYFYALLLIPLFIILFVVMRTWRRRAMRRFGEQPLVKRLTPNISRSRPVLKFILLILAFAFIAVGLANLQVGSKLETVERKGIDIVIAIDVSNSMLAEDIKPSRLLSARQAISRLLDKLKNDRIGIVVFAGKAYTQLPITTDYAAARLFLSTINTDIVPIQGTAIAEAIKLSAEAFGESEHQKAIIIITDGEDHEGDAIIAAKKVAENGILVYTIGMGLPEGAPIPVYDRYGNQSGFRKDRNNNTVITRLNEDMLRQIADAGKGEYVRANNTQAGLDVIFDEINKLEKTKFESRVFSDYENRFQYFLAVALILLLIEFSVFDRRGRRFRNVNLFGEKK
- a CDS encoding DUF58 domain-containing protein, giving the protein MDASEIFKKVRKIEIKTRGLSNQIFSGQYHSAFKGRGMAFSEVREYQYGDDIRSIDWNVTARFNHPFIKIFEEERELTVMLLIDVSGSNEFGTRGMLKEDMITEIAAVLAFSAIQNNDKVGVIFFSNQIEKFIPPKKGSTHILRIIRELVDFRTENQQTKVSESLRYLTNAIKKRCTAFVLSDFMDKGFDEALQIANNKHDVIAIRVFDERETELPDIGLTKFKDAETGKTRWIDTSSSSVRRQYRQWHIENEKYLRRVFLKSGVDVANIRTDQDYVRQLLGLFKRREARA
- a CDS encoding tetratricopeptide repeat protein encodes the protein MRKLLVMLFLLSATFAWADDNQLLMEEANNLYNQNDYEQAATLYQKVIENGYESSELYYNLGNTYFKLNSMPQAILYYEKALKLAPADDNILFNLSIANNRIVDKIETVPEAFYARWWKDLVHAFSLDLWGWMSLTAFALTILMLLIFLLSNIVWLRKTSFWSGIIFLILFGLSFLLAQQKHTSFSRDHQAIVFTPTVTIKSSPTESSIDLFVIHEGTKVQLTDHVGDWYEITIANGSVGWLKEEDIRKI
- a CDS encoding tetratricopeptide repeat protein, which produces MKNRLHIIRNLIIALTLIMAFGLQAEAQNENKFIRRGNNAYADLDFKKAEIDFRKALEKNQNSAKGEFNLGTSLYQQEDYEESLKIYEKLASSLQTPEARAGAYHNLGNSMVQTQQYQPAIEAYKNALRINPGDTDSKYNLEYARQMLQQQQQDQDQNQQNDQDKNDDQKNDQDKQDDQQNQDQEQNDQQQNDQQQQDQQQNQGDQQQQQGQPQPKQISKEDAERMLQALKDNEKKTLEKLKLEKLKSAKRVKSEKDW
- a CDS encoding VWA domain-containing protein; translated protein: MEFANPEYFYLLLVIPLMGIWYWYKTRRSKAEIQISGTSFFALTRWSWKQWLYHALFLLRILAVALLIVAIARPQSSSSTQDITIEGIDIMIAMDISGSMLAEDLKPNRIEAAKKVAIDFIKNRPNDRMGLVVFAGETFTQVPLTTDHQVLTEMFSQLKSGMIEDGTALGDGLATAITRLRDSKAISKVIILLTDGVNNMGAVDPLSAAEIAKLYGLRVYTVGIGSIGTAPYPVQTPFGMRYQNMEVKIDEELLKQIASMTNGKYFRATSNRTLEDVYQEIDQMEKSKIDVTEFHKKTEEFYPLALLALVLFGLEILLKNTLFRSTP
- a CDS encoding BatD family protein; the encoded protein is MAKTMLWLFAAWLMLGAGSVRADEVKFTATAKPVVTAGERFQLNYKINAEGANFRGPNITDFQMLSGPNTSTSSSVQIVNGQVSRKSEYVFSYILQAVTDGTFTIPPATIVVDGKSYTSNSIQVKVTKNAAAQQGSGQQKSGEATTSTDDLFLRAQISNSTPYQGEQVVITYKLYTSLPISNINTSEINSFPGFWSKDLFQNIKEYPQSREVINGQEFVVAEVKKLALFPQRSGQIVIEPGMLECVAQIRSASRRNSSDPFFDSFFNDPFFNSRYQNVEKKLTSNSLKIDVKPLPTQNKPADFSGAVGSFTFESELTSGEVKTNEPVTLRFKLKGRGNIELIDAPKVAFPPDFEVYDPEISNNIQVNLSGVSGTRTFEYLIIPRNPGSYTIKSVPFSYFDVSSQKYVSLNTPPYDISVSKGDGQTTQINYQGGTNQTDIQYIGRDIRHIKLPPYQLRPIGTYFFRSSLYNLLMLAIAIISIVILIVWRRTVRRRSDVAMMRTRKATKVSRRRLKLAATYLKEKKEIVFYNEISRALWGYMSDKLNIPPAELSMDNVREILSRRNVNPEIADQFIETLNSTEYARFAPGEKSEVMDKVYHEALDVITKIERELK